One genomic region from Nostoc sphaeroides encodes:
- a CDS encoding UPF0182 family protein, producing the protein MYWKWGFRLLIVFFGLWLLLDLGSRMGAEIFWFQEVGYLQVFLLRVVTRGVLWVIVAGITAAYLLLNLALAQRLKYPQSLKIEEVRREEAELSSELKNFLSPHYQTRNETRTLTPQRLKPFRLRWLLPLAFVLSLLIGLMLAHYGQIALSYWHPPVNKASQPIIALFRPETIWQLLRQIFSQVWYFGLIVGIAIAILIYPQFLLTAIAVLFSPIFAFILFQNWAKVLQYLHPTLFNSTEPLFGRDISFYVFSLPVWELLELWLMGLCLYGFVAVTLTYLLSADSLSQGIFPGFSPQQQRHLSGMGGLLMLVVAFSYWLSRYELVYSTRGVSYGASYTDVTVQLPAYTVLCIVAVAIATYLLWQTFFWKPKSQYRHLMFYGLGLYLVLVVAADLILPTVVQSLIVLPNELQREQPYIERTIALTRQAFDLEAIDTRTFNPQGTLTEADIQNNDLTIRNIRLWDQRPLLQTNRQLQQIRPYYRFPDADIDRYTLKTDVTSRRPSAPQKPPEPEQQADEPTERRQVLIAGRELNYSAVPQEAQTWVNRHLIYTHGFGFTVSPVNTVGPGGLPEYFVKDISGNSTALTTSSEAIRDSIPIGQPRIYYGEIANTYVMTGTRVRELDYPSGSDNVYNSYDGLGGVEIASAWRRWLFAMYLKDWQMLFTRDFLPETKVLFRRNVKQRIQAIAPFLKFDSDPYLVAADANLDLPSNPSYLYWIVDAYTTSDRYPYSDTGSEGINYIRNSIKVVIDAYHGTVNFYIADPSDPIIATWSAIFPNMFKPLSTMPVNLRTHTRYPVDFFKIQSERLMTYHMTDPQVFYNREDQWQIPNEIYGSEARPVEPYYLITSLPTVPFEEFILLLPYTPRQRTNLIAWLAARSDGDNYGKLLLYSFPKERLVYGPEQIEARINQDPVISQQISLWNRQGSRAIQGNLLVIPIEQSLLYVEPIYLEATQNSLPTLVRVVVAYENRIVMAQTLEQALQAIFKPEVTPAPPIIRPFEEAAPPG; encoded by the coding sequence ATGTATTGGAAATGGGGCTTTAGACTATTAATTGTATTCTTCGGGCTGTGGCTACTCCTCGATCTGGGTTCCCGCATGGGAGCAGAGATTTTTTGGTTTCAGGAAGTCGGCTACCTCCAAGTATTTCTGTTGAGGGTGGTAACTCGTGGTGTCTTGTGGGTAATCGTGGCTGGGATAACTGCTGCTTATCTACTGCTAAACCTGGCTCTCGCACAACGGTTAAAATATCCCCAGTCGCTGAAGATTGAAGAAGTGAGGCGTGAGGAAGCAGAACTGAGCAGTGAATTAAAGAATTTTCTCAGTCCTCATTATCAAACACGCAACGAAACCCGGACACTTACACCGCAACGCCTTAAACCATTCAGATTGCGCTGGTTATTACCCCTAGCTTTCGTACTGAGCTTGTTGATCGGGTTAATGCTGGCTCACTATGGTCAAATTGCTCTTTCTTACTGGCATCCTCCAGTTAATAAAGCTAGTCAACCCATTATTGCCCTATTTCGACCAGAGACAATCTGGCAACTCTTGAGGCAGATTTTCTCTCAAGTATGGTATTTCGGTTTAATTGTGGGAATAGCGATCGCCATCTTAATCTATCCCCAATTCTTACTAACTGCGATCGCAGTTCTCTTCAGTCCCATTTTTGCCTTCATCCTATTCCAAAACTGGGCAAAGGTGCTGCAATATTTACACCCTACTCTTTTCAACAGCACTGAGCCTTTATTTGGTCGAGATATCAGCTTTTACGTATTTTCCTTACCCGTTTGGGAACTGCTAGAACTCTGGCTGATGGGATTATGTTTGTATGGCTTTGTCGCTGTTACTCTCACTTATCTCTTATCGGCTGACAGTTTGAGTCAGGGGATTTTCCCTGGTTTTTCACCCCAGCAGCAGCGTCATTTATCCGGTATGGGTGGCTTGTTGATGCTGGTAGTGGCTTTTAGTTATTGGCTGAGTCGCTATGAACTGGTGTATTCTACGCGTGGAGTAAGTTATGGTGCCAGCTATACCGATGTGACAGTCCAGTTGCCAGCCTACACCGTCTTGTGCATCGTGGCAGTTGCGATCGCAACTTACCTACTTTGGCAAACCTTTTTCTGGAAACCCAAATCTCAGTATCGTCACTTGATGTTTTACGGATTAGGGCTTTATCTAGTACTAGTTGTAGCTGCTGACCTTATTCTACCTACGGTGGTGCAATCTTTAATTGTCCTACCTAATGAGTTGCAACGAGAGCAACCCTACATTGAGCGGACTATTGCCTTAACTCGCCAAGCATTCGATTTAGAGGCGATCGATACCAGAACCTTCAACCCCCAAGGAACACTAACTGAAGCTGATATTCAAAATAATGACTTGACAATTCGGAATATTCGCCTTTGGGATCAGCGGCCACTGTTACAAACTAACCGTCAACTGCAACAAATTCGGCCGTATTATCGGTTCCCCGATGCCGATATTGATCGGTATACTCTGAAAACAGATGTCACTTCACGCCGACCATCAGCCCCCCAAAAACCGCCAGAACCTGAGCAGCAAGCAGATGAACCAACAGAACGGCGGCAGGTACTGATTGCTGGACGAGAACTAAACTACAGTGCAGTACCACAGGAAGCTCAAACATGGGTTAACCGCCATTTAATTTATACCCACGGTTTTGGGTTCACTGTTAGCCCAGTTAATACAGTTGGGCCGGGTGGGCTACCAGAATATTTTGTCAAAGATATTAGCGGTAATAGTACTGCCCTGACAACTTCCAGTGAAGCGATTCGTGACAGTATTCCCATTGGGCAACCCCGAATTTATTACGGTGAAATAGCTAATACCTACGTGATGACTGGCACAAGAGTTAGAGAGCTAGACTATCCCAGTGGTAGTGACAATGTTTACAACTCTTATGATGGTCTGGGTGGCGTTGAAATTGCTTCAGCATGGCGACGCTGGCTATTTGCCATGTATTTGAAGGATTGGCAAATGTTATTCACACGGGACTTTTTGCCTGAGACAAAGGTGTTGTTCCGGCGAAATGTGAAGCAACGTATTCAAGCGATCGCACCTTTTTTGAAATTTGACAGCGACCCTTATTTAGTAGCTGCTGATGCAAATCTTGATTTACCAAGTAATCCCAGTTATCTTTACTGGATTGTTGATGCCTACACAACGAGCGATCGCTATCCTTACTCAGACACTGGTAGCGAGGGGATCAACTACATTCGTAATTCTATCAAGGTCGTGATTGATGCCTATCACGGTACTGTTAACTTTTATATTGCCGATCCAAGCGATCCGATCATTGCCACTTGGTCAGCGATATTTCCCAACATGTTCAAACCGCTCAGTACAATGCCAGTCAATCTCCGCACTCATACGCGGTATCCGGTAGACTTTTTCAAAATTCAATCTGAGCGGTTGATGACCTACCACATGACCGATCCCCAGGTATTTTACAACCGGGAAGATCAGTGGCAGATTCCTAACGAAATTTATGGCAGCGAAGCCCGTCCGGTAGAGCCGTATTATTTGATTACTAGTTTACCCACTGTACCGTTTGAAGAGTTTATTCTGCTTCTACCCTATACTCCCAGACAACGGACTAATTTAATCGCTTGGTTAGCGGCGCGATCGGATGGTGATAACTATGGTAAATTATTGTTATATTCCTTTCCTAAAGAAAGGCTGGTTTACGGCCCAGAGCAAATCGAGGCGCGAATTAACCAAGACCCAGTAATTTCTCAGCAAATTTCCCTGTGGAATCGTCAGGGATCGAGAGCTATTCAAGGCAATCTATTAGTAATTCCCATTGAGCAATCGCTGCTGTATGTTGAGCCAATCTATTTAGAAGCCACACAGAATAGCTTACCAACTTTGGTGCGGGTAGTTGTGGCTTACGAAAACCGCATTGTCATGGCACAAACCTTAGAACAAGCATTGCAGGCAATTTTTAAACCTGAGGTTACACCAGCCCCGCCGATTATCCGTCCCTTTGAAGAAGCAGCCCCGCCAGGTTAA
- a CDS encoding DUF1902 domain-containing protein, whose protein sequence is MAQITFKVEAFWDSDAEVWVATSDDVPGLVTEASTIEVLTQKLREIIPELIVINKIVPPDYVGSITFELTSHRQELIKVAS, encoded by the coding sequence ATGGCACAAATCACATTTAAGGTTGAAGCATTTTGGGATTCAGACGCAGAAGTTTGGGTAGCAACTAGTGATGACGTACCTGGATTAGTAACAGAAGCTTCTACGATTGAGGTTCTGACGCAAAAACTGCGAGAAATAATTCCAGAACTGATCGTTATCAACAAAATTGTCCCTCCTGACTATGTGGGTTCTATCACCTTTGAGTTAACTAGCCATCGACAAGAGTTGATTAAGGTGGCTTCATAG
- a CDS encoding transposase produces MPYNPQKHHRHSIRLKGHDYTQHGAYFITICTRGRQCLFGNVVNGEMQLNSLGNIALNCWQTIPAHFSHIELDTFVVMPNHIHGILIITDNPVGARHCLALNQHPERNTEKFGKPVRGSISTVIGSYKSVVSKRINIIWQTKGQSIWQRNFYEHIGREEKSIDNIREYIVNNPQRWADDPENTTSNSDALDYIFDIPF; encoded by the coding sequence ATGCCTTATAATCCACAAAAACATCATCGGCATTCTATCCGCTTAAAAGGACACGATTACACCCAACATGGTGCATATTTCATCACCATCTGCACTAGAGGACGGCAATGTTTATTTGGTAATGTGGTTAACGGCGAAATGCAATTAAATTCTTTAGGTAATATTGCCTTAAATTGCTGGCAAACAATACCCGCTCATTTTTCCCACATTGAATTAGATACCTTTGTGGTTATGCCTAACCATATACACGGCATCTTAATCATAACCGACAACCCTGTAGGGGCAAGGCATTGCCTTGCCCTTAATCAACATCCCGAACGCAACACAGAAAAATTCGGTAAACCTGTACGCGGTTCTATATCTACAGTTATTGGTAGTTATAAAAGCGTTGTCAGCAAACGCATTAATATAATTTGGCAGACTAAAGGACAATCAATCTGGCAACGCAATTTTTATGAACACATTGGCAGAGAAGAAAAATCTATAGATAACATCCGAGAATATATTGTCAATAATCCCCAGCGTTGGGCAGACGATCCAGAAAACACAACATCTAATTCTGACGCTCTAGATTACATTTTCGATATCCCTTTTTAA
- a CDS encoding HetP family heterocyst commitment protein — translation MNQDIAGISSNLDTTVKAQQFDKVVEAIIAGKYSWACVLMLRFAGYNPLHYIPYRTYNRLLKENQTNRTKQQQNENIKMLKDSRPAYLEVVGKQKTEIRGGSLDQRLGQPINEHQSRKSPLKPEGSQDISLKRCGVN, via the coding sequence ATGAATCAAGACATTGCTGGTATTAGTAGTAACTTAGATACAACAGTCAAGGCTCAACAATTTGACAAAGTAGTTGAAGCAATTATTGCTGGAAAGTACTCCTGGGCATGTGTTTTAATGCTACGTTTTGCTGGTTATAATCCTCTCCATTACATTCCGTACCGTACCTACAATCGATTGCTCAAAGAAAATCAAACCAACAGAACAAAACAACAGCAAAATGAAAATATAAAAATGCTGAAAGATTCAAGACCTGCTTATCTTGAAGTGGTTGGAAAGCAAAAAACAGAAATTCGTGGTGGTAGTTTAGACCAGAGATTGGGACAGCCAATTAACGAACATCAATCAAGGAAATCGCCATTAAAACCAGAAGGCAGCCAAGATATTTCCTTGAAACGCTGTGGAGTCAATTAA
- the rpe gene encoding ribulose-phosphate 3-epimerase: MTQNLSQKPIVISPSILSADFSRLGDEIRAVDAAGADWIHVDVMDGRFVPNITIGPLIVEAIRPVTTKTLDVHLMIVEPEKYVEGFAKAGADIISVHCEHNASPHLHRTLGQIKELGKKAGVVLNPGSPLELIEYVLDLCDLVLIMSVNPGFGGQSFIPGVLPKIRKLRQMCDERGLDPWIEVDGGLKANNTWQVLEAGANAIVAGSAVFNAKDYAEAITSIRNSKRPTPELAKV; this comes from the coding sequence ATGACCCAAAACCTATCTCAAAAACCCATTGTCATTTCTCCATCTATCCTATCAGCCGATTTTAGTCGTCTGGGTGATGAAATTCGCGCCGTAGACGCGGCTGGAGCGGATTGGATTCATGTTGATGTCATGGACGGTCGTTTTGTACCTAATATTACAATAGGCCCTCTGATTGTGGAGGCGATTCGTCCGGTTACCACCAAGACCCTGGATGTCCACTTGATGATTGTGGAGCCAGAAAAATATGTAGAAGGATTTGCTAAGGCGGGTGCCGATATTATCTCTGTACACTGCGAGCATAATGCTTCCCCACACCTGCACCGCACCTTGGGGCAAATTAAAGAGCTTGGTAAGAAAGCTGGAGTTGTACTTAATCCTGGTAGCCCTCTAGAGCTAATTGAATACGTTCTAGATTTGTGCGATTTAGTACTGATTATGAGCGTCAACCCTGGTTTTGGTGGTCAAAGCTTTATCCCTGGTGTATTACCCAAAATCCGCAAGCTGCGTCAAATGTGTGATGAACGCGGTCTTGACCCTTGGATTGAAGTGGATGGAGGACTCAAGGCAAATAATACCTGGCAAGTTTTGGAAGCGGGAGCTAATGCAATTGTCGCCGGTTCAGCTGTATTTAACGCTAAGGATTATGCTGAGGCTATTACATCAATTCGCAATAGCAAGCGTCCTACGCCAGAATTAGCTAAGGTTTAA
- a CDS encoding GH116 family glycosyl hydrolase, with protein MTNQLSPKIPSCTWSRPIGLGWDKPYTVRYASNIDDGPWHGMPLGGFGAGCIGRSSRGDFNLWHIDGGEHTFKNIPACQFSVFESNSTSSQAYALSTQAPDDGTLKAWQWYPTLPATQGTGNYHALYPRSWFVYENIFQAQLTCEQFSPIWAGNYQETSYPVAIFLWNAHNPTDAPITLSIMLTWQNMVGWFTNALKSPQVRVRDDGSPVYEYQPRWGESQGNYNQIVENTQQFGCVLGRVGSDALQEGDGTWCIATVKHPQVEVFHHSRWNPDGTGDEVWQSFAKDGSLPNYIDANPVAEGEQLGAAMATPAAGIALRFTLQPGETLEIPFVLAWDLPITEFAAGVDYYRRYTDFFDKSGNNAWAIASTALQEYQSWRSQIQAWQKPILDREDLPNWFKMALFNELYDLTSGGTLWSAASELDPIGQFAVLECLDYRWYESLDVRLYGSFALLMLFPELEKSVMRAFARAIPQSDDTPRIIGYYMTIKAESPIAVRKVVGATPHDLGAPNEHVWEKTNYTSYQDCNLWKDLGSDFVLQVYRDFLLTGADDVEFLADCWDAIVQTLDYLKTFDLDGDGIPENSGAPDQTFDDWRLQGVSAYCGGLWLAALESAIAISDILLTYQTGDTALAAQKSTYETWLQQSLPIYQEKLWNGQYYKLDSESGSDVVMADQLCGQFYARLLDLPDIVPSDRTLSALKTVYEACFLKFCNGELGAANGVRPDGSPENPKATHPLEVWTGINFGLAAFLVQMGMKDEAFKLTQAVVQQIYDNGLQFRTPEAITAAGTFRASTYLRAMAIWGIYLVIN; from the coding sequence ATGACAAATCAACTCTCTCCCAAAATTCCTTCTTGCACTTGGAGCCGTCCCATCGGCTTAGGCTGGGACAAACCTTATACCGTCCGCTACGCAAGTAATATCGATGATGGCCCTTGGCATGGTATGCCTTTAGGTGGCTTTGGTGCAGGTTGCATCGGTCGTTCTTCACGGGGAGATTTTAACCTGTGGCACATCGATGGCGGTGAACATACCTTCAAAAACATTCCCGCTTGCCAATTCAGTGTGTTTGAATCCAATAGCACATCTTCCCAAGCCTACGCTTTATCTACCCAAGCGCCCGATGATGGCACTCTCAAAGCTTGGCAATGGTATCCGACACTTCCCGCCACACAAGGGACGGGTAATTATCACGCACTATATCCACGTAGCTGGTTTGTGTATGAAAATATATTTCAAGCACAGTTGACTTGTGAACAGTTTTCCCCAATCTGGGCAGGTAATTATCAAGAAACTAGCTACCCTGTGGCAATATTCCTCTGGAATGCCCACAACCCCACAGATGCGCCCATTACTCTTAGCATTATGCTGACTTGGCAAAATATGGTGGGCTGGTTTACAAATGCTCTAAAATCCCCTCAAGTGCGGGTGCGCGATGATGGTAGTCCGGTTTACGAATACCAACCGCGCTGGGGCGAAAGTCAAGGAAACTATAACCAAATAGTTGAAAATACACAACAGTTTGGCTGTGTTTTAGGTCGGGTTGGTAGTGATGCTTTGCAAGAAGGTGACGGAACTTGGTGTATTGCTACAGTTAAGCATCCCCAGGTGGAAGTATTTCATCACAGCCGATGGAATCCTGATGGTACGGGTGATGAGGTGTGGCAAAGCTTTGCAAAAGATGGTTCTTTGCCTAATTATATAGATGCAAATCCAGTTGCAGAAGGTGAACAATTAGGGGCTGCGATGGCTACGCCGGCCGCAGGCATCGCACTTCGTTTCACTCTCCAACCAGGCGAAACTCTCGAAATCCCCTTTGTTCTAGCTTGGGATTTGCCGATCACAGAATTTGCTGCTGGGGTTGATTATTACCGCAGATATACAGATTTTTTTGATAAGAGTGGTAACAATGCTTGGGCGATCGCATCGACTGCACTACAAGAATATCAAAGCTGGCGATCGCAAATTCAAGCTTGGCAAAAACCGATTCTCGACCGGGAAGATTTACCCAACTGGTTTAAAATGGCTCTATTTAATGAGCTTTATGACCTCACTAGCGGCGGTACTCTCTGGAGTGCAGCATCAGAACTTGACCCCATCGGTCAGTTTGCGGTGCTGGAATGCCTAGATTACCGTTGGTATGAAAGTCTAGATGTGCGATTATACGGCTCTTTTGCCCTACTGATGCTGTTTCCAGAACTAGAAAAGTCGGTAATGCGGGCATTTGCAAGGGCGATTCCTCAAAGTGATGATACACCCAGGATAATTGGCTATTATATGACAATTAAGGCAGAAAGCCCGATCGCAGTTCGTAAAGTCGTAGGTGCAACACCCCACGATTTAGGCGCACCAAATGAACACGTATGGGAGAAAACCAACTACACCAGCTATCAAGACTGCAACTTGTGGAAAGATTTGGGTAGTGATTTTGTCTTGCAAGTATACCGTGATTTTTTGCTCACAGGTGCTGATGATGTAGAATTCTTAGCAGATTGCTGGGATGCGATCGTTCAAACCCTCGACTACCTGAAAACTTTTGACCTTGATGGCGATGGGATTCCCGAAAATTCGGGTGCGCCAGATCAAACCTTTGATGATTGGCGGTTACAGGGTGTCAGCGCCTATTGTGGTGGGTTGTGGTTGGCGGCGCTAGAAAGTGCGATCGCAATTAGCGATATTTTATTAACTTACCAGACAGGTGACACAGCATTGGCGGCGCAAAAGTCCACTTATGAAACTTGGTTACAACAATCTCTACCTATCTACCAAGAAAAACTCTGGAATGGGCAATATTACAAACTTGATAGTGAAAGTGGTTCCGATGTAGTCATGGCAGATCAATTGTGCGGACAATTTTATGCTCGTCTGCTGGACTTACCAGATATTGTACCGAGCGATCGCACTCTCTCTGCCCTAAAAACTGTTTATGAAGCGTGCTTTTTGAAATTCTGCAATGGTGAGTTGGGTGCTGCTAATGGTGTTCGTCCTGACGGTTCACCAGAAAACCCTAAAGCTACTCATCCCCTAGAAGTCTGGACAGGGATAAACTTTGGGCTGGCGGCTTTTCTTGTGCAAATGGGAATGAAAGATGAAGCGTTTAAGTTGACGCAAGCTGTGGTGCAGCAAATTTATGACAATGGTCTGCAATTTCGCACCCCTGAAGCTATCACCGCAGCTGGTACTTTCCGCGCTAGCACTTACTTACGGGCAATGGCAATTTGGGGCATTTACTTAGTTATTAATTAA
- a CDS encoding type II toxin-antitoxin system HicA family toxin — protein sequence MGASFTPELKKMLSAVGCYFERQGKGDHEIWYSPITDRWFVVDGIIKSRHTANGVLKQAGIPKAF from the coding sequence ATGGGTGCGTCGTTTACTCCTGAGTTGAAAAAGATGCTTTCAGCAGTTGGGTGCTACTTTGAACGGCAAGGCAAAGGAGATCATGAAATCTGGTACAGTCCAATTACAGATCGTTGGTTTGTTGTAGACGGAATCATCAAGTCACGCCATACCGCTAACGGAGTTTTGAAACAAGCTGGAATTCCCAAAGCTTTTTAG
- a CDS encoding type II toxin-antitoxin system Phd/YefM family antitoxin, which produces MSSLPVNEAQNNLQELIDQVAEQGKPVIIQGDRGNAILLAEKDWSAIQETLYLLSVPGMGESIKEGLATPIQECDEELDW; this is translated from the coding sequence ATGTCTTCGCTTCCCGTCAACGAGGCTCAAAATAATTTACAAGAACTGATAGACCAAGTTGCAGAGCAGGGTAAGCCTGTGATTATTCAGGGCGATCGCGGTAATGCGATTCTGCTGGCGGAAAAAGACTGGTCTGCAATTCAGGAGACTCTTTACTTGTTATCTGTACCTGGAATGGGAGAATCTATCAAAGAAGGGCTAGCAACTCCGATCCAAGAATGCGATGAAGAGTTGGATTGGTGA